In one window of Leguminivora glycinivorella isolate SPB_JAAS2020 chromosome 10, LegGlyc_1.1, whole genome shotgun sequence DNA:
- the LOC125230343 gene encoding uncharacterized protein LOC125230343: MQSNDDEASDDGRSKERDLHHHVKEANHDGYGNRACPTQKLPAMTREGVDGSLRDKGYKHLLHCNECDRGRERESRSRSRILVVHYVRAIRRRRSRGESVRDYRGAGTRTGMPRSRSRSPCVDARRRQQPRKSRSSSVSPRRYGRMERKSHYAASSSSGDDYDYRVTSKRKSLHSRPPSVNRVRHSRKYRAESRLR; the protein is encoded by the coding sequence ATGCAGTCAAATGACGATGAAGCCAGCGATGACGGGCGGAGTAAAGAGCGCGATTTACACCATCATGTGAAGGAGGCGAATCATGATGGCTATGGAAATCGAGCATGTCCAACGCAGAAATTACCTGCCATGACAAGAGAGGGAGTAGATGGAAGCCTGAGAGATAAAGGCTATAAACATCTGCTACATTGTAACGAATGTGATCGGGGGCGTGAGAGAGAGTCACGTTCGCGATCACGAATTTTAGTTGTTCATTATGTAAGAGCTATTCGTCGGCGACGCTCGCGCGGGGAATCTGTTAGAGATTACCGCGGCGCTGGGACAAGAACTGGCATGCCGCGCAGTAGAAGCCGCTCGCCTTGTGTAGACGCACGGAGACGACAACAGCCGCGAAAGTCCCGGAGTTCTTCTGTGAGTCCAAGACGGTATGGACGCATGGAGAGAAAGAGCCATTATGCAGCTAGTAGCAGTTCAGGTGACGACTATGACTACCGCGTAACTTCCAAGCGTAAAAGTTTGCACTCTCGCCCTCCAAGCGTTAACCGAGTTCGACATAGTCGCAAATATCGAGCTGAAAGTAgactaaggtaa